In the Candidatus Electrothrix rattekaaiensis genome, one interval contains:
- a CDS encoding heavy metal-associated domain-containing protein, which produces MTDQSSYTLKIEGMSCKHCEAAVTEAAQSVAGVTAANVDLEAGKVTVQGGEPEAVIQAITEVGYTANMI; this is translated from the coding sequence ATGACTGATCAATCATCCTACACTCTCAAAATAGAAGGCATGAGCTGCAAACATTGCGAAGCCGCTGTCACTGAGGCGGCCCAGTCCGTTGCTGGCGTAACAGCAGCCAACGTTGACCTGGAAGCTGGCAAGGTCACTGTGCAAGGTGGTGAACCGGAGGCCGTGATCCAAGCCATTACTGAGGTAGGCTACACCGCCAACATGATCTAG
- a CDS encoding 2Fe-2S iron-sulfur cluster-binding protein: MSETIATASETITLTIDGQEIQAKAGQTILQAAQKNGIYIPTLCALHATKENGLKTDIAPGTCRICTVKVNGRTMAACTTPVAQDFIVENDTEELNDLRKTIVELLFVEGNHFCPSCEKSGSCDLQALAYRYQMLSPRFRYAFSSREVNAESPKLLFDRNRCILCRRCVLAITTEDGKQLFGFTKRGDKSGIIMDEELVKNISEEQAQQAMHICPVGAIIRKEKGFDTPFGQRKYDHNPIGSETVCTTCNGEKS; encoded by the coding sequence ATGAGTGAAACGATTGCAACAGCGAGTGAGACAATTACCCTGACCATTGACGGACAGGAAATCCAGGCAAAGGCAGGACAGACCATCCTCCAGGCTGCCCAAAAAAACGGGATCTACATCCCCACTCTTTGCGCCCTGCATGCAACCAAGGAAAACGGGCTGAAAACCGATATTGCCCCAGGCACCTGCCGTATCTGTACGGTCAAAGTCAACGGTCGTACTATGGCGGCTTGCACCACCCCGGTTGCCCAGGATTTTATTGTGGAGAATGACACCGAGGAACTCAACGACCTGCGCAAAACCATTGTCGAACTGCTCTTTGTTGAGGGCAATCATTTCTGTCCTTCCTGTGAAAAAAGCGGCTCCTGCGATCTCCAGGCCCTGGCCTATCGTTATCAGATGCTCTCGCCCCGATTTCGCTATGCCTTTAGCTCCCGTGAGGTCAATGCCGAGTCTCCTAAACTCCTTTTTGACCGCAACCGCTGTATCCTCTGCCGACGTTGCGTCCTGGCTATCACGACCGAGGACGGGAAACAGCTCTTTGGCTTTACCAAGCGAGGGGATAAAAGCGGGATTATCATGGATGAAGAGCTGGTCAAAAACATCTCGGAAGAGCAGGCCCAACAGGCCATGCACATCTGTCCGGTGGGAGCCATCATCCGCAAAGAAAAGGGCTTTGACACCCCCTTTGGTCAGCGGAAATACGATCATAATCCCATCGGTTCGGAGACGGTCTGCACAACCTGCAACGGAGAAAAATCATGA
- a CDS encoding Ni/Fe hydrogenase subunit alpha, with the protein MAQKITIEPVTRVEGHGKVTIHLDDNHQVTESRLHIVEFRGFERFVCGRPFWEAPVLVQRLCGICPVSHHLAAAKAMDMLVGAGDGNGLTPVAEKMRRLMHYGQIFQSHVLHFFHLASPDLLFGMDADPERRNVIGVILEHPDLAKQAVLMRKYGQEIIAATAGKKIHGTGAVPGGINKNLSLEDRDAFLNGINGNPDLSADKMIEWSEAALALLLDYHSSHTDFLDGFATFPSNHLSLVRPDGALDLYHGVIRAVDPEGKRIVNDVDSRDYLDVVEEEVRSWSYMKFPYIKKLGPKEGWYRVGPLARLNVCDFIPSPKAQAAFEQFRAYTKGKPNHMSMHYHWARLIETLHAAEMMKELLLDPDLQGTNLVTKGERCGEGIGLLEAPRGTLFHHYRVNEQDLITMCNLIVSTTNNNEPMNRAVNAAAVAQMTGKAEITEPMMNAVEVAIRAYDPCLSCATHAMGQMPLEVTLYDAAGAVVDQQRKGM; encoded by the coding sequence ATGGCACAAAAAATCACTATTGAACCGGTCACCCGGGTTGAAGGGCACGGCAAAGTAACCATCCACTTGGACGATAACCATCAGGTCACAGAAAGCCGTCTCCATATTGTCGAATTTCGCGGCTTTGAACGCTTTGTCTGCGGTCGCCCCTTTTGGGAGGCACCTGTTCTGGTCCAGCGACTCTGTGGCATCTGTCCGGTCAGCCATCATCTGGCTGCGGCCAAGGCTATGGATATGCTTGTCGGGGCTGGAGACGGCAACGGCCTGACCCCGGTGGCGGAAAAGATGCGCCGCCTTATGCATTATGGCCAGATCTTCCAATCTCATGTCCTCCATTTCTTCCATCTGGCCTCGCCTGACCTGCTCTTTGGCATGGATGCAGACCCGGAGCGGAGAAATGTCATCGGCGTTATCCTGGAACATCCTGATCTGGCCAAACAGGCCGTGCTCATGCGCAAGTACGGGCAGGAAATAATTGCGGCCACAGCAGGCAAAAAGATTCACGGCACCGGGGCTGTTCCCGGCGGCATCAATAAGAATCTCAGTCTTGAGGATCGGGATGCCTTTCTCAACGGCATTAACGGCAATCCTGATCTCTCTGCGGACAAGATGATTGAGTGGTCGGAAGCGGCCTTGGCTCTGCTGCTGGATTATCACAGCAGCCATACCGATTTCCTGGACGGCTTTGCCACCTTTCCCTCCAACCACCTGTCGCTGGTTCGCCCGGACGGGGCCTTGGATCTCTATCACGGCGTGATTCGTGCTGTTGATCCTGAAGGAAAACGGATTGTCAATGACGTGGACAGCCGGGATTATCTGGATGTGGTGGAGGAAGAAGTCCGTTCCTGGAGCTATATGAAATTCCCGTATATCAAGAAACTGGGGCCGAAGGAGGGCTGGTACCGGGTTGGTCCGCTGGCCCGGCTCAATGTCTGCGATTTCATTCCCTCGCCCAAGGCCCAGGCAGCCTTTGAGCAGTTCCGCGCCTACACCAAGGGCAAGCCCAATCATATGAGCATGCATTACCACTGGGCACGCCTGATCGAGACCCTGCATGCGGCGGAGATGATGAAGGAGCTGCTCCTTGACCCGGATCTTCAGGGCACAAATCTGGTCACCAAGGGCGAGCGTTGCGGCGAGGGCATCGGCCTGCTTGAGGCACCCCGAGGCACCCTGTTCCACCATTACCGAGTCAATGAGCAGGATCTGATCACCATGTGCAATCTCATTGTCTCAACCACCAATAATAACGAGCCCATGAATCGGGCCGTCAATGCGGCAGCTGTTGCTCAGATGACCGGCAAGGCCGAAATCACCGAGCCGATGATGAACGCGGTTGAGGTGGCGATCCGCGCATACGATCCCTGCCTGAGCTGCGCCACCCATGCTATGGGCCAGATGCCCCTGGAGGTCACCCTCTACGATGCTGCTGGAGCTGTGGTTGATCAGCAAAGGAAGGGTATGTGA
- a CDS encoding CDP-alcohol phosphatidyltransferase family protein, producing the protein MEHFRGDKKVGHSLLTGPETRLKNWAVPRIPPEIETYHLTFTTLLWSFINILIGFEAKEHLDLLWLVSLMILLQYLTDLFDGELGRQRDTGLIKWGFYMDHFLDYIFLCSLVFVGYMISPVGLEIWYFALLVILGGFMVNSFLAFGATNEFQIYHYGIGPTEMRVVFILINTFIISFGTDSFNILLPLTVILCFIGLLINTLQVHGRLWQYDMQVKGLQQEKIRKEKEG; encoded by the coding sequence ATGGAACACTTTAGAGGCGACAAAAAAGTCGGTCATTCCCTCTTAACCGGCCCGGAAACGCGGCTGAAAAACTGGGCGGTTCCCAGAATTCCGCCTGAAATTGAAACCTACCACCTCACCTTTACCACCTTGCTCTGGAGCTTCATCAATATTCTTATCGGATTTGAGGCAAAAGAGCATCTCGACCTGCTCTGGCTGGTCTCCCTGATGATCCTGCTCCAATACCTGACCGACCTGTTCGACGGTGAGCTGGGTCGTCAGCGGGACACCGGCCTGATCAAATGGGGCTTTTACATGGATCATTTCCTGGACTACATCTTTCTCTGCTCTCTGGTCTTTGTCGGCTATATGATCTCACCTGTCGGACTGGAAATCTGGTACTTTGCCCTGCTGGTCATCCTGGGCGGATTCATGGTCAACTCCTTTCTGGCCTTTGGTGCCACCAATGAATTTCAGATCTACCATTACGGCATCGGCCCCACAGAGATGCGGGTTGTCTTTATCCTGATCAACACCTTTATCATCTCTTTTGGCACGGACTCTTTCAACATTCTTTTGCCTCTCACCGTGATCCTCTGTTTTATCGGCCTGCTGATCAATACCCTCCAGGTTCATGGGAGGCTCTGGCAATATGATATGCAGGTCAAGGGGCTGCAACAGGAAAAAATACGCAAGGAGAAGGAGGGATGA
- a CDS encoding hydrogenase maturation protease, with the protein MKSPPSVLVYGFGNPGREDDGAGVALAERIRAAALPGVTTDSNYQLNVEDALLLSEHDLVIFADATRNPVDGFRFSRLEPDPSVSFTTHAMSPGSVLALCTQLYGKTPPAYMLEIAGVSFELREGMTAEGEKNALAAGRFLKGLLERADIADFEAVASLPLR; encoded by the coding sequence GTGAAGTCACCCCCTTCCGTACTTGTCTACGGCTTCGGCAATCCGGGCCGGGAAGATGACGGGGCCGGTGTCGCTCTGGCAGAACGCATCCGGGCAGCAGCCCTGCCCGGTGTCACCACGGACAGCAATTACCAGCTCAATGTGGAAGATGCCCTGCTCCTCAGCGAGCACGACCTCGTTATCTTTGCCGACGCCACCCGCAACCCGGTTGATGGTTTTCGATTTTCCCGGCTGGAGCCTGACCCCTCTGTTTCCTTTACCACCCATGCCATGTCGCCGGGATCGGTGCTGGCCCTCTGCACACAGCTCTATGGAAAAACTCCGCCCGCCTATATGCTGGAGATTGCCGGGGTGTCTTTTGAGCTGCGTGAGGGGATGACTGCTGAGGGGGAGAAAAACGCCCTTGCTGCTGGACGGTTTTTGAAGGGATTGTTGGAGAGGGCTGATATTGCTGATTTTGAGGCTGTGGCAAGCCTTCCTCTGAGGTAA
- a CDS encoding SRPBCC family protein: protein MTGQLSRQKRLPVLLVIGYFVFLLQAAAWADSPVQNSGKTTSMIDLNAEEQQTVQAHEILVRERPTNGQPGKTFEAVAIMEAGREVIRDIVMDYPSYPDFMPNVSRIEILAQDENTALLNQTLSLPLGKIKKYRIKLEASEPDEQTSLIQWQLQPWPELKPEETIRDTTGFWRIEELDAARSLVLYHVSTDPGKVPFGLGWIVDILSKDSVPDVVTKTRERAERVRALLKAQEQQ from the coding sequence ATGACAGGGCAACTCAGTAGGCAAAAACGATTACCTGTCTTGCTGGTGATCGGATACTTCGTGTTCCTCTTGCAAGCAGCAGCATGGGCTGATTCTCCTGTGCAGAATTCAGGAAAAACAACATCTATGATCGACCTGAATGCGGAAGAACAGCAGACCGTGCAGGCGCATGAGATCCTTGTCCGGGAGAGGCCCACCAATGGTCAGCCGGGCAAGACCTTTGAGGCTGTGGCCATCATGGAGGCCGGGCGCGAGGTCATCCGGGATATTGTTATGGATTATCCAAGCTACCCGGATTTCATGCCCAATGTCAGCCGTATTGAGATCCTTGCGCAGGATGAGAACACAGCCCTGCTCAACCAGACCCTTTCCCTGCCCCTGGGCAAAATCAAAAAATACCGAATCAAGCTGGAGGCGTCAGAGCCTGATGAGCAGACTTCGCTGATTCAATGGCAGCTCCAACCCTGGCCCGAACTCAAACCGGAAGAGACCATCCGGGACACCACGGGCTTCTGGCGTATTGAGGAGCTGGATGCCGCGCGTTCGCTGGTGCTGTACCATGTCTCCACTGATCCGGGCAAGGTTCCCTTTGGGCTGGGCTGGATCGTTGATATCCTCAGCAAGGACTCAGTGCCTGATGTCGTAACAAAGACCAGGGAACGGGCGGAAAGGGTCCGTGCGTTGCTGAAGGCACAGGAGCAGCAATAA
- a CDS encoding porin family protein: MKKMTAIVIFLLTLGCVEFAFADDFFSVGEKYFGADIVKYDDYGINAQGVFGAYIGKLGPLPLALEGRASFSIADEDNVQLDYHIGGYLRAEYRAGQFRPYGLFGFSHAEASMEIFGVEITDDDTDFSLGAGLQYDFLNGFSLNAEFLLQLVDDVDGFSIGLRKRF, encoded by the coding sequence ATGAAAAAAATGACTGCAATTGTTATTTTTTTACTGACACTGGGCTGCGTTGAGTTTGCTTTTGCAGACGACTTTTTTTCTGTAGGCGAAAAATATTTTGGCGCAGATATTGTCAAATATGATGATTATGGAATTAATGCCCAGGGGGTATTTGGAGCGTATATTGGTAAACTTGGGCCACTTCCTTTGGCTCTTGAAGGGAGGGCGAGTTTTAGTATTGCTGATGAAGATAATGTGCAACTTGACTATCATATAGGCGGATACTTGCGTGCGGAGTATAGGGCGGGTCAATTTCGCCCATATGGACTGTTTGGTTTTTCACATGCAGAGGCATCTATGGAAATATTTGGAGTTGAAATAACTGATGACGATACCGACTTTTCTTTAGGTGCTGGATTGCAATATGATTTTCTTAATGGATTTTCTTTAAATGCCGAATTTCTTTTGCAGCTTGTTGATGATGTTGATGGGTTCTCTATTGGACTACGCAAAAGATTTTAA
- a CDS encoding DUF1566 domain-containing protein encodes MLSQLKLNKTTVVTIDWDMTPDLAFCTFSAKGLREELISTKERTCYFFIDNWGDEPKLCLMERGVRYVHIMAEITAPKEIVLACIHRQGAKASTRDNFPVDDILKEWLLAEVVDRKDSPYLRLTVAPQPEVEDMGEPLPSQESSGFNGEKILLPSEPRELSEEQVELLIRDGNFYDVRLNPQGNVANALTDSGDGLTVLDQGTGLLWQRTGLDLCSIRTMKARIDELNSTGFAGFHDWRMPSPEEAMSLMEPTANAKGMHLHTCFSKEQPFIFTNSRRAPTGYWFVDYAQGRIYWSSGTVPGGFCRLCRTQ; translated from the coding sequence ATGTTAAGCCAATTAAAACTGAATAAAACAACCGTGGTAACCATTGACTGGGATATGACTCCAGACCTTGCTTTCTGCACCTTTTCCGCCAAAGGTCTGCGGGAGGAACTGATCAGCACCAAGGAACGAACCTGTTATTTCTTTATTGATAACTGGGGGGATGAACCTAAGCTCTGCCTCATGGAGCGTGGGGTACGATATGTGCATATTATGGCGGAGATCACGGCACCCAAGGAGATCGTGCTTGCTTGCATTCACCGGCAGGGAGCCAAGGCATCCACCCGTGACAATTTCCCTGTTGATGACATCCTCAAGGAATGGCTGCTGGCCGAGGTCGTGGACCGGAAGGACAGCCCGTATCTTCGACTGACAGTTGCGCCGCAGCCTGAAGTGGAGGATATGGGGGAACCGCTCCCGTCTCAGGAAAGCAGCGGCTTCAACGGTGAAAAGATACTCCTGCCGTCGGAACCGCGTGAGCTGTCAGAAGAACAGGTCGAGTTGCTTATCAGAGACGGGAATTTCTACGATGTTCGGCTCAATCCGCAGGGCAACGTTGCCAATGCCTTGACCGACAGCGGGGACGGACTTACAGTCCTTGACCAAGGTACCGGCCTGCTTTGGCAGCGGACCGGGCTTGACCTCTGTTCGATTCGCACCATGAAGGCAAGAATCGATGAACTGAACAGCACAGGTTTTGCCGGTTTCCACGATTGGCGCATGCCCTCCCCGGAAGAGGCCATGTCCCTGATGGAACCGACAGCCAATGCAAAGGGAATGCACCTGCACACCTGCTTTTCCAAAGAACAGCCCTTTATCTTTACCAATTCCCGCCGCGCCCCCACTGGCTATTGGTTTGTCGATTATGCCCAGGGCAGGATCTATTGGTCTTCCGGCACTGTGCCCGGAGGATTTTGTAGGCTGTGCAGGACGCAGTAG
- a CDS encoding NADP oxidoreductase, protein MKKPIIATASLAGCFGCHMSFLDIDERILDLVELVHWGKSPINDIKTFEQDCDIALIEGGCCNDEHIHTLRDFRKHCRILVAVGECAIMGGLPAMRNNIPIQECLEEAYLNTPSTAQANPERILPNDAELPALLDKVYPCHEIVKMDYFLPGCPPRADLIYGALTALVTGQEAELPYEVIKFD, encoded by the coding sequence ATGAAGAAACCGATTATTGCCACTGCTTCCCTGGCAGGCTGCTTCGGCTGTCACATGTCTTTTCTTGACATAGATGAACGCATTCTTGATCTTGTCGAGTTGGTTCACTGGGGCAAAAGCCCGATTAACGACATCAAGACCTTTGAGCAGGACTGCGATATCGCGCTGATTGAAGGCGGCTGCTGTAATGATGAGCATATCCATACCCTGCGCGATTTCCGCAAACATTGCCGTATTCTGGTGGCCGTGGGCGAATGCGCCATCATGGGCGGATTACCAGCCATGCGCAATAATATTCCCATCCAGGAATGCCTGGAAGAAGCCTATCTGAACACGCCATCCACGGCCCAGGCAAACCCGGAGCGGATTCTGCCCAATGATGCAGAGCTGCCCGCGCTGCTGGACAAGGTTTATCCCTGTCACGAGATCGTGAAGATGGATTATTTCCTGCCCGGCTGCCCACCCAGGGCTGACCTGATCTACGGGGCATTAACTGCCCTGGTAACTGGTCAGGAAGCGGAACTCCCCTATGAAGTCATCAAATTTGATTAA
- a CDS encoding DUF2721 domain-containing protein, whose translation MDLTLTSPALLFPAISLLLVAYTNRFKTISERIRSLHAQYSQTPTDIIVGQIRTLRKRVYLIRNMQACGVASFFLCVLCLFTLFTGSLFWGKLIFSTSLVLLMFSLILSFWEILLSVQALEMQLSDIEKHLPKKNYSFPNGKNITTRFRNKIKEE comes from the coding sequence ATGGATCTCACACTTACCTCGCCAGCCCTGCTTTTTCCGGCAATTTCCCTTCTACTGGTGGCTTATACCAACCGTTTCAAAACAATCAGTGAGCGCATTCGCTCTCTGCATGCTCAATATTCGCAAACCCCCACTGATATAATCGTCGGACAGATCCGAACCCTACGCAAACGGGTATATCTGATCAGGAATATGCAGGCCTGCGGCGTGGCCAGTTTTTTCCTTTGCGTGCTCTGTTTATTCACCCTGTTTACAGGAAGTCTGTTTTGGGGCAAGCTGATCTTCAGCACCAGCCTTGTCCTGTTGATGTTTTCCCTTATCCTCTCCTTTTGGGAGATCCTCTTGTCAGTGCAGGCTCTTGAAATGCAACTCAGTGATATAGAGAAACACCTCCCTAAGAAAAATTACTCCTTTCCCAACGGCAAGAACATTACCACGAGGTTTCGCAATAAAATAAAAGAAGAATAG
- a CDS encoding NADH-ubiquinone oxidoreductase-F iron-sulfur binding region domain-containing protein, producing the protein MSDHIAALANIAAKYDNDPNRLLDILIDVQAQERCVTDDVARQLAQQVGLSWADIHQTVSFYHFLSETPRGEYTIYLNNGPVAIMQGYEEVAAAFSEAAGCAIDSVTEDGRIGLFVTADIGMGDQEIAALINRVVFTCLTPEKARALVKDMQEGLSVQDMARKHREYGDGNNSLPAIHSMVRNNIQKAGPVCLGPYEVGVALRKCITQSPEDILSQIKASKLRGRGGAGFPTAMKWEFCAKAQGPERCVVANADEGEPGTFKDRVLLTERAELLFEGMALCAYAVGATTGSLYLRGEYTYLREYLEQVLEQMRADNLLGKDIAGKAGFDFDIRIQLGAGSYVCGEESALLESAEGKRGEPRNRPPFPAQSGYRAMPTVIDNVETLASAAQIIDKGAAWFMSMGTEESTGTKVLSISGDCDRPGIYEVEFGVTIGALLDMAGARDPQAVQVGGPSGHCLNAEARDTMISFEGCSSAGAIIIIGKQHDLLAIIDNFMEFFTDESCGSCVPCRSGTWMLRNTLRRIRQGQGTREDLTSMRQLSEVMKKTTKCGLGHTAPHPILNTMDNFPHLYEALIPEQSDIRVFDLNASIKAANAAVGRTSAASEETGEKEEEQL; encoded by the coding sequence ATGTCCGACCATATTGCCGCTCTTGCAAATATTGCTGCAAAGTATGATAACGATCCGAACCGGCTGCTTGACATACTCATTGATGTGCAGGCCCAGGAGCGTTGCGTCACCGATGATGTTGCCCGGCAACTGGCCCAACAAGTGGGACTGTCCTGGGCTGATATCCACCAAACTGTTTCCTTTTATCATTTCCTTTCCGAGACACCACGCGGGGAATACACTATCTACCTCAATAATGGCCCGGTTGCCATTATGCAGGGCTATGAAGAGGTTGCTGCCGCATTCAGCGAGGCCGCAGGCTGTGCCATTGACTCTGTAACAGAAGATGGACGTATCGGCCTCTTTGTCACAGCTGATATCGGTATGGGCGATCAAGAGATCGCCGCCTTGATCAACAGGGTTGTCTTTACCTGCCTGACCCCGGAAAAGGCCCGTGCCTTGGTCAAAGATATGCAGGAAGGCCTGTCTGTCCAGGACATGGCCAGAAAACACAGAGAATATGGGGACGGGAATAATAGCCTCCCTGCTATCCATTCTATGGTCCGCAATAATATCCAAAAGGCTGGACCAGTATGTTTAGGCCCATATGAAGTTGGGGTTGCCCTGCGAAAATGCATCACCCAATCTCCAGAAGATATTCTTTCTCAGATCAAAGCCTCCAAGCTGCGGGGACGTGGCGGGGCTGGATTCCCCACTGCCATGAAATGGGAATTCTGCGCCAAGGCCCAAGGGCCGGAACGCTGCGTGGTCGCCAATGCCGATGAAGGCGAGCCAGGTACTTTCAAGGATCGGGTGCTGCTCACCGAACGGGCAGAACTCCTCTTTGAAGGCATGGCTCTCTGTGCCTATGCGGTCGGGGCCACAACCGGTTCCCTGTATCTGCGCGGAGAATACACCTATCTCAGGGAATATCTGGAACAGGTGCTGGAGCAGATGCGAGCAGATAACCTGCTGGGCAAAGACATTGCAGGCAAAGCAGGCTTTGATTTCGATATCCGAATACAGTTAGGTGCTGGTTCTTATGTCTGCGGCGAAGAATCCGCCTTGCTGGAATCTGCTGAAGGCAAACGAGGCGAGCCAAGAAACCGGCCTCCCTTCCCGGCCCAGAGCGGCTACCGGGCAATGCCCACGGTCATTGATAATGTGGAGACCCTTGCCTCTGCGGCCCAGATCATTGATAAGGGGGCTGCATGGTTCATGAGCATGGGGACCGAGGAATCCACAGGCACCAAGGTACTGTCCATCTCTGGAGACTGTGACCGACCCGGCATCTACGAGGTTGAATTCGGCGTCACCATTGGTGCGTTGCTGGATATGGCCGGGGCCAGAGACCCACAGGCCGTACAGGTGGGTGGCCCCTCCGGCCATTGCCTGAATGCTGAAGCCAGGGACACCATGATCAGCTTTGAGGGCTGCTCCTCAGCCGGTGCAATCATCATCATCGGAAAACAGCATGATCTGCTGGCTATTATTGATAATTTCATGGAATTCTTTACTGACGAGTCCTGCGGCTCCTGTGTCCCCTGTCGGTCCGGCACCTGGATGCTGCGTAATACCCTGCGCCGAATCAGGCAGGGACAGGGCACGCGGGAAGATCTCACATCCATGCGCCAGTTGAGTGAAGTCATGAAAAAAACCACCAAATGTGGTTTGGGCCATACTGCGCCCCATCCTATCCTCAATACTATGGATAATTTTCCCCATCTCTATGAGGCCCTGATCCCTGAACAGAGTGATATCCGGGTCTTTGACCTGAATGCGTCAATCAAGGCCGCCAATGCTGCGGTGGGCAGAACATCTGCTGCGTCTGAGGAGACTGGGGAAAAAGAGGAGGAACAGTTATGA